A single window of Drosophila suzukii chromosome 3, CBGP_Dsuzu_IsoJpt1.0, whole genome shotgun sequence DNA harbors:
- the LOC108005960 gene encoding putative mediator of RNA polymerase II transcription subunit 26 isoform X3, with translation MLLLLLAFIMRFVDISKRCAACSRAGIDCPHNGNGNSNTNSNNNNDANGNSACWQHVAGATSNSSSTSSGCDSNSSSKENYYVPQQQQQHRQRAKPNGNIGVTPQQLEQIRFYQRMQQQQLQLLQQQLLQRRRLQQQLLAQGVPSPPATTTTSAGLTCNQQYLRQQRLQQQQQQQRYVDHNSNSNNDNDYLNNYLNNNINHQNNGKVVGQGTKLRRGMTEFSTNNDHSKPHFTASQQKPLQNSPIHQQAFTPSNPNSHPHLLQRLAQQQQQQHQRPHKFQQTLPFTQLNNGNNTAAHTLPGSSSSPHSPLSYRNPLNSPSNSPFSNTAHTTIGKRYQQQQLTDRLLQQQHLQQCQQQQLQSLGSDVEEDAAGEELSEESLKQNVAIVLSNLDRYNNALRSIILNEQVSSSLITPSDSLLFGEDSSGLLYCDNDNTRKLQGNNNFVLGKMAATPESDYNSNATTPGGRSNEQQLQQQQQQQQQQLGWFLDYGYRDGCGGMQRSVLSSLSASYNAMGDLIYYEDLAKNLDANLAEVDMESFRAEDIHSLLSQLPAYCKSLGGANSRLQQSLLLQQQQQQQQQQMQQQQLLNHSNMMPHNMSQTSTTSTNELIDNSFCKSELLFSPVRESHISVDSLDMDAYPDDGEIILTCNKDNYTIAFEGSVLYSDDSFYAEPSDLAARNKQNCINLHSNLEDIVKRNKALEVSMSRSAQAFQPLCPMSPKGQAATASAARLQRRSLLLISPARRYPSGNNNTETITITRHLPQCSVRKSSSLPNLQSEELMTGSCHKEQRPEESGQQAVPLNVSQAISTSTMESCKSRSRNLLPMCQMPISISVSISERLQQQADQQVPSQQITPTSQQPQQQQPHHSHHHRHKHRCSCSQESQNFHISGSASSGNSSNPPAFNLVKLFIKQKSSNSSGGQEDLGAQASAHTCMDVSSGCWPSSDAASSSSGSMEQRLRKKSMNDSGKGSAVSRHDEEEHYPETETPRRQLRARSEAVFYDDAATSSSTGSLTATNSPAHRRRSMPLRNPQLYQLAAQVSTGSQMSSEASSEQLTQVPRRAEAGSGTSTRPLSCASSSEMITRSMQTSCGSLSTTRSSLSDRYRCVPPSFLEKLNNLGEQCQAPIYVIYPNYALPDLGFVKTNASTDVIFQPFNYKMTLDGAAGSTSSSGSLKKQRSNSQSVSEDEILKTLDYKHIADWQSLATLLPTEYRRRLQHIPEVKHLVRQLDAELSQRPLFCMSPPLRRNRTHICDCAKYFQGQQTQQMDEASSSGSSQPPSSGYRGSSTLLTDSELDVDPLKQMYVYQYDQQRMDSGVETSPGSQLTQTPPQPMPRSILRKAHSAQARSKRNSMIEQQTQQTQKLSKLEKRRSLQEPPHNYGLGSTDELADVFEEEEHSQQAQPVKQRLSRKDLDARARAENFLASLPRSELKYYAEIASILESSGEQVTYDAAALKKEVSRVLSQQKKVSFNDEGVAAGLQQHAKRFATPPNSPNISVAALKRDTLDVQEQRKIESNRFKRLQIQWELMSKDSSMLKELASEAATKSGGSTPTSATSTGSNSAPRSRIPRPVSYPAGRSSTPTSSRTAPVMATPSPARPAKPKTVTKSHNKPGLFTSPRPNRLTSAQEAAGGAKVSTRSPSRMVQPKRYSLVGTTTPTSATPTSARARTPTNRVAVTAPNTPKRQAVAPSPRPTSRVR, from the exons atgttgttgctgctgctagCGTTCATCATGCGATTCGTAGACATTTCCAAACGCTGTGCCGCCTGCTCCAGGGCCGGAATCGATTGCCCGCACAACGGCAatggcaacagcaacaccaacagcaacaacaacaacgatgCCAACGGCAATTCGGCCTGCTGGCAACATGTTGCCGGTgccaccagcaacagcagcagcaccagcagcggCTGCGACAGCAACAGCTCCTCCAAGGAGAACTATTATGtgccacagcagcaacagcaacatcgtCAGAGGGCCAAGCCCAACGGCAACATTGGCGTGACCCCGCAGCAACTCGAGCAGATTCGCTTCTACCAGCgcatgcagcagcagcagttgcaGCTGTTGCAGCAGCAATTGCTGCAGCGGCGCCGCCTGCAACAGCAATTGCTCGCACAGGGCGTGCCATCGCCGCCGGCGACAACGACAACATCAGCGGGTCTCACCTGCAATCAACAGTATTTGCGACAGCAGCgactgcaacagcaacagcagcagcagcgataTGTGGACCACaatagcaacagcaacaatgaCAATGACTATCTAAACAACTATCTGAACAACAATATTAACCATCAAAACAATGGCAAAGTTGTGGGCCAAG GAACCAAACTTCGACGTGGCATGACAGAATTCTCAACAAACAACGATCACAGCAAACCGCATTTCACCGCATCTCAGCAGAAACCCCTTCAGAACTCACCCATTCACCAGCAGGCATTCACCCCATCCAATCCTAACTCTCACCCACATTTGCTTCAACGCTTGgcccaacagcaacagcagcaacatcagcgccCCCACAAATTTCAGCAGACTCTGCCCTTTACCCAGCtcaacaacggcaacaacacGGCTGCCCACACTCTGCCCGGATCATCATCATCGCCACATTCCCCGCTCAGCTACCGGAATCCGCTGAACAGTCCCAGCAATTCGCCATTCAGCAACACGGCGCATACGACAATTGGCAAGCGgtaccagcagcaacagctgACCGATCGCctgctgcagcagcaacacctgcAACAgtgccagcagcaacaactgcaATCGCTGGGCAGCGATGTGGAGGAGGATGCCGCCGGCGAGGAACTGAGCGAGGAGAGTCTCAAGCAGAATGTGGCCATTGTGCTGAGCAACTTGGATCGGTATAACAACGCGTTGCGCAGTATTATCCTGAATGAGCAGGTGAGCAGCAGCCTCATCACTCCCAGCGATAGTCTACTGTTTGGCGAGGACTCCAGTGGTCTGCTCTACTGCGACAACGACAACACCAGGAAGCTCCAGGGCAACAATAACTTTGTCCTGGGTAAGATGGCGGCCACTCCGGAGTCGGATTACAACAGCAATGCCACCACGCCAGGAGGTCGCAGCAACGAACAGcagttgcagcagcaacaacagcagcagcagcagcaacttgGG TGGTTCCTGGACTACGGCTATCGAGATGGCTGCGGCGGTATGCAGCGAAGTGTTTTGAGTTCCCTCTCGGCCTCGTACAATGCGATGGGGGACCTTATTTACTACGAGGATTTGGCCAAGAACCTGGACGCCAATCTGGCCGAGGTGGACATGGAGAGCTTTCGGGCGGAGGACATACATTCCCTGCTCTCGCAGCTCCCCGCCTATTGCAAGAGCTTGGGCGGGGCCAACAGTCGCCTCCAGCAATCGCTGCTtctccagcagcagcagcagcaacagcagcagcagatgcaACAGCAACAGTTGCTTAACCACAGCAACATGATGCCGCACAACATGTCCCAGACGTCGACTACCTCCACCAACGAACTGATCGACAACTCCTTCTGCAAGTCGGAGCTGCTCTTTTCGCCGGTGAGGGAGTCGCACATCTCGGTGGATTCCCTGGACATGGACGCCTATCCGGATGACGGGGAGATCATACTCACCTGCAACAAGGACAACTATACGATCGCCTTCGAGGGCAGTGTGCTCTACTCGGACGACAGTTTCTATG CGGAACCTAGTGACCTAGCCGCCAGGAACAAACAGAACTGCATCAACTTGCACAGCAATCTGGAGGATATAGTGAAGCGCAACAAGGCCCTGGAGGTATCCATGTCGCGTTCGGCCCAGGCCTTCCAGCCCCTCTGTCCCATGTCGcccaagggacaggcggccaCAGCATCCGCGGCCAGACTGCAGCG ACGCTCGTTACTTCTTATTTCGCCCGCCCGCAGGTATCCTTCGGGGAACAATAACACGGAGACCATCACCATAACAAGACACCTACCACAGTGCTCCGTGCGGAAGAGCAGCAGTCTGCCCAATTTACAGAGCGAGGAACTCATGACGGGCAGTTGCCACAAGGAGCAGCGACCGGAGGAAAGTGGACAGCAGGCAGTTCCATTGAATGTCTCCCAGGCGATCAGCACCTCCACCATGGAGTCGTGCAAGTCCAGATCCAGGAATCTGCTGCCCATGTGCCAGATGCCTATATCCATCAGTGTGTCCATTTCGGAGCGACTGCAGCAGCAGGCGGATCAGCAGGTGCCCAGCCAACAGATCACACCCACATCACAgcaaccacagcagcagcagccgcaccACTCGCACCACCATCGCCACAAGCATCGTTGCAGTTGCTCGCAGGAGAGCCAGAACTTCCACATTTCCGGCTCGGCCTCCTCGGGCAACTCCTCCAATCCGCCGGCCTTCAATCTAGTCAAGCTGTTCATCAAGCAGAAgagcagcaacagcagtggCGGTCAGGAGGATCTGGGGGCCCAGGCAAGTGCGCACACCTGCATGGACGTTTCCTCGGGCTGCTGGCCATCCAGTGATGCGGCCAGCTCTAGTAGTGGATCCATGGAGCAGCGTCTGCGAAAGAAGAGCATGAACGACTCGGGCAAAGGATCGGCAGTGAGTCGCCATGACGAAGAAGAACACTACCCGGAAACGGAGACGCCCAGACGTCAGTTGAGGGCCCGATCCGAGGCAGTGTTTTACGATGACGCGGCCACCTCCAGTTCCACGGGCTCGCTGACGGCGACCAATTCACCAGCACATCGTCGGCGCAGCATGCCGCTAAGGAATCCCCAGCTGTACCAACTGGCAGCCCAGGTTTCCACCGGTAGTCAGATGTCCTCGGAGGCGAGCTCTGAGCAGCTGACCCAGGTGCCCAGACGAGCGGAGGCGGGAAGCGGGACCAGCACACGACCGTTGTCGTGCGCCTCCAGCTCTGAGATGATCACACGTTCCATGCAGACCTCATGCGGATCACTGAGCACCACCCGGAGCAGCCTGAGCGATCGGTATCGCTGCGTGCCGCCCTCGTTCCTCGAGAAACTCAATAACCTCGGCGAGCAGTGCCAGGCGCCTATTTACGTGATCTATCCAAACTACGCCCTACCCGACTTGGGATTTGTTAAGACTAATGCTAGCACTGATGTGATCTTCCAGCCCTTCAACTACAAGATGACGCTGGATGGAGCAGCTGGCAGCACCAGTAGCTCCGGATCTCTAAAGAAACAACGCAGCAATAGCCAGAGCGTGAGCGAAGATGAGATTCTCAAGACGCTGGACTACAAGCACATCGCCGACTGGCAATCGTTGGCCACCTTGCTGCCGACGGAATACCGCCGTCGGCTGCAGCACATTCCGGAGGTAAAGCACCTGGTGCGGCAGCTGGATGCGGAGCTATCGCAGCGTCCGCTCTTCTGTATGTCACCACCGCTTCGCCGAAATCGCACGCACATCTGCGACTGTGCCAAATACTTCCAGGGGCAGCAGACTCAGCAGATGGACGAAGCCTCCAGCTCGGGATCCAGTCAGCCGCCCAGCTCTGGCTATCGTGGCTCATCCACGCTGCTAACGGACTCCGAGCTGGATGTGGATCCGCTGAAGCAGATGTATGTGTACCAGTATGACCAACAGCGCATGGATTCGGGTGTGGAAACGAGTCCCGGCAGTCAGTTAACTCAAACCCCGCCGCAACCCATGCCAAGGAGTATTCTGCGCAAGGCTCACTCCGCGCAGGCGCGCTCTAAGCGCAATTCCATGATCGAGCAGCAGACCCAGCAGACACAGAAGCTGTCCAAGCTGGAGAAGCGGCGCAGCTTGCAGGAGCCACCGCACAACTACGGATTGGGCTCCACCGACGAACTGGCCGATGTCTTTGAGGAGGAGGAGCACAGCCAGCAGGCGCAGCCGGTGAAGCAGAGGCTTTCACGCAAAGATCTCGATGCCAGGGCTAGGGCGGAGAACTTCCTGGCCTCCTTGCCGCGCTCCGAGCTCAAGTACTACGCCGAGATCGCGTCCATCCTAGAGTCTTCCGGCGAGCAGGTGACCTACGATGCTGCCGCCCTAAAAAAGGAGGTGAGCCGGGTGCTTAGCCAGCAGAAGAAGGTGTCCTTCAATGACGAGGGCGTGGCGGCCGGGCTGCAGCAGCACGCCAAACGCTTCGCCACGCCTCCCAATTCCCCCAACATCTCCGTGGCGGCACTGAAACGTGACACCCTGGACGTGCAGGAGCAGCGAAAGATTGAGAGCAATCGCTTCAAGCGCCTGCAAATCCAGTGGGAGCTGATGAGCAAGGACTCGAGTATGCTAAAGGAGCTGGCCAGCGAGGCGGCCACTAAGAGCGGCGGCTCCACGCCCACCTCGGCCACCTCAACGGGTTCCAACTCGGCGCCAAGGTCAAGGATTCCACGACCAGTGAGCTACCCAGCGGGCAG AagttccacgcccacttcGTCACGTACTGCCCCCGTTATGGCCACGCCCTCACCGGCTCGGCCAGCCAAACCCAAGACTGTCACTAAAAGCCACAACAAACCCGGTCTTTTTACCTCCCCCCGCCCAAACAGACTTACCAGCGCCCAAGAAGCCGCCGGCGGAGCCAAGGTCAGCACCCGATCGCCCAGCAGGATGGTGCAGCCGAAGCGTTACAGCCTGGTCGGCACAACCACGCCCACATCCGCAACACCCACGTCGGCCAGGGCACGTACGCCCACCAATCGAGTGGCGGTTACGGCTCCAAATACGCCCAAACGTCAGGCGGTTGCCCCGTCGCCCAG ACCCACATCGCGAGTGCGTTGA
- the LOC108005960 gene encoding serine-rich adhesin for platelets isoform X6, translated as MTEFSTNNDHSKPHFTASQQKPLQNSPIHQQAFTPSNPNSHPHLLQRLAQQQQQQHQRPHKFQQTLPFTQLNNGNNTAAHTLPGSSSSPHSPLSYRNPLNSPSNSPFSNTAHTTIGKRYQQQQLTDRLLQQQHLQQCQQQQLQSLGSDVEEDAAGEELSEESLKQNVAIVLSNLDRYNNALRSIILNEQVSSSLITPSDSLLFGEDSSGLLYCDNDNTRKLQGNNNFVLGKMAATPESDYNSNATTPGGRSNEQQLQQQQQQQQQQLGVGGMLCGGGGMRETTNGGGNNLICSLASSHDFTHDNSDYQWFLDYGYRDGCGGMQRSVLSSLSASYNAMGDLIYYEDLAKNLDANLAEVDMESFRAEDIHSLLSQLPAYCKSLGGANSRLQQSLLLQQQQQQQQQQMQQQQLLNHSNMMPHNMSQTSTTSTNELIDNSFCKSELLFSPVRESHISVDSLDMDAYPDDGEIILTCNKDNYTIAFEGSVLYSDDSFYAEPSDLAARNKQNCINLHSNLEDIVKRNKALEVSMSRSAQAFQPLCPMSPKGQAATASAARLQRRSLLLISPARRYPSGNNNTETITITRHLPQCSVRKSSSLPNLQSEELMTGSCHKEQRPEESGQQAVPLNVSQAISTSTMESCKSRSRNLLPMCQMPISISVSISERLQQQADQQVPSQQITPTSQQPQQQQPHHSHHHRHKHRCSCSQESQNFHISGSASSGNSSNPPAFNLVKLFIKQKSSNSSGGQEDLGAQASAHTCMDVSSGCWPSSDAASSSSGSMEQRLRKKSMNDSGKGSAVSRHDEEEHYPETETPRRQLRARSEAVFYDDAATSSSTGSLTATNSPAHRRRSMPLRNPQLYQLAAQVSTGSQMSSEASSEQLTQVPRRAEAGSGTSTRPLSCASSSEMITRSMQTSCGSLSTTRSSLSDRYRCVPPSFLEKLNNLGEQCQAPIYVIYPNYALPDLGFVKTNASTDVIFQPFNYKMTLDGAAGSTSSSGSLKKQRSNSQSVSEDEILKTLDYKHIADWQSLATLLPTEYRRRLQHIPEVKHLVRQLDAELSQRPLFCMSPPLRRNRTHICDCAKYFQGQQTQQMDEASSSGSSQPPSSGYRGSSTLLTDSELDVDPLKQMYVYQYDQQRMDSGVETSPGSQLTQTPPQPMPRSILRKAHSAQARSKRNSMIEQQTQQTQKLSKLEKRRSLQEPPHNYGLGSTDELADVFEEEEHSQQAQPVKQRLSRKDLDARARAENFLASLPRSELKYYAEIASILESSGEQVTYDAAALKKEVSRVLSQQKKVSFNDEGVAAGLQQHAKRFATPPNSPNISVAALKRDTLDVQEQRKIESNRFKRLQIQWELMSKDSSMLKELASEAATKSGGSTPTSATSTGSNSAPRSRIPRPVSYPAGRSSTPTSSRTAPVMATPSPARPAKPKTVTKSHNKPGLFTSPRPNRLTSAQEAAGGAKVSTRSPSRMVQPKRYSLVGTTTPTSATPTSARARTPTNRVAVTAPNTPKRQAVAPSPRPTSRVR; from the exons ATGACAGAATTCTCAACAAACAACGATCACAGCAAACCGCATTTCACCGCATCTCAGCAGAAACCCCTTCAGAACTCACCCATTCACCAGCAGGCATTCACCCCATCCAATCCTAACTCTCACCCACATTTGCTTCAACGCTTGgcccaacagcaacagcagcaacatcagcgccCCCACAAATTTCAGCAGACTCTGCCCTTTACCCAGCtcaacaacggcaacaacacGGCTGCCCACACTCTGCCCGGATCATCATCATCGCCACATTCCCCGCTCAGCTACCGGAATCCGCTGAACAGTCCCAGCAATTCGCCATTCAGCAACACGGCGCATACGACAATTGGCAAGCGgtaccagcagcaacagctgACCGATCGCctgctgcagcagcaacacctgcAACAgtgccagcagcaacaactgcaATCGCTGGGCAGCGATGTGGAGGAGGATGCCGCCGGCGAGGAACTGAGCGAGGAGAGTCTCAAGCAGAATGTGGCCATTGTGCTGAGCAACTTGGATCGGTATAACAACGCGTTGCGCAGTATTATCCTGAATGAGCAGGTGAGCAGCAGCCTCATCACTCCCAGCGATAGTCTACTGTTTGGCGAGGACTCCAGTGGTCTGCTCTACTGCGACAACGACAACACCAGGAAGCTCCAGGGCAACAATAACTTTGTCCTGGGTAAGATGGCGGCCACTCCGGAGTCGGATTACAACAGCAATGCCACCACGCCAGGAGGTCGCAGCAACGAACAGcagttgcagcagcaacaacagcagcagcagcagcaacttgGGGTAGGTGGGATGCTTTGTGGTGGTGGCGGGATGCGGGAAACTACTAATGGCGGTGGCAACAATCTCATCTGCTCGTTGGCCTCGTCGCACGACTTTACTCACGACAATTCCGATTACCAGTGGTTCCTGGACTACGGCTATCGAGATGGCTGCGGCGGTATGCAGCGAAGTGTTTTGAGTTCCCTCTCGGCCTCGTACAATGCGATGGGGGACCTTATTTACTACGAGGATTTGGCCAAGAACCTGGACGCCAATCTGGCCGAGGTGGACATGGAGAGCTTTCGGGCGGAGGACATACATTCCCTGCTCTCGCAGCTCCCCGCCTATTGCAAGAGCTTGGGCGGGGCCAACAGTCGCCTCCAGCAATCGCTGCTtctccagcagcagcagcagcaacagcagcagcagatgcaACAGCAACAGTTGCTTAACCACAGCAACATGATGCCGCACAACATGTCCCAGACGTCGACTACCTCCACCAACGAACTGATCGACAACTCCTTCTGCAAGTCGGAGCTGCTCTTTTCGCCGGTGAGGGAGTCGCACATCTCGGTGGATTCCCTGGACATGGACGCCTATCCGGATGACGGGGAGATCATACTCACCTGCAACAAGGACAACTATACGATCGCCTTCGAGGGCAGTGTGCTCTACTCGGACGACAGTTTCTATG CGGAACCTAGTGACCTAGCCGCCAGGAACAAACAGAACTGCATCAACTTGCACAGCAATCTGGAGGATATAGTGAAGCGCAACAAGGCCCTGGAGGTATCCATGTCGCGTTCGGCCCAGGCCTTCCAGCCCCTCTGTCCCATGTCGcccaagggacaggcggccaCAGCATCCGCGGCCAGACTGCAGCG ACGCTCGTTACTTCTTATTTCGCCCGCCCGCAGGTATCCTTCGGGGAACAATAACACGGAGACCATCACCATAACAAGACACCTACCACAGTGCTCCGTGCGGAAGAGCAGCAGTCTGCCCAATTTACAGAGCGAGGAACTCATGACGGGCAGTTGCCACAAGGAGCAGCGACCGGAGGAAAGTGGACAGCAGGCAGTTCCATTGAATGTCTCCCAGGCGATCAGCACCTCCACCATGGAGTCGTGCAAGTCCAGATCCAGGAATCTGCTGCCCATGTGCCAGATGCCTATATCCATCAGTGTGTCCATTTCGGAGCGACTGCAGCAGCAGGCGGATCAGCAGGTGCCCAGCCAACAGATCACACCCACATCACAgcaaccacagcagcagcagccgcaccACTCGCACCACCATCGCCACAAGCATCGTTGCAGTTGCTCGCAGGAGAGCCAGAACTTCCACATTTCCGGCTCGGCCTCCTCGGGCAACTCCTCCAATCCGCCGGCCTTCAATCTAGTCAAGCTGTTCATCAAGCAGAAgagcagcaacagcagtggCGGTCAGGAGGATCTGGGGGCCCAGGCAAGTGCGCACACCTGCATGGACGTTTCCTCGGGCTGCTGGCCATCCAGTGATGCGGCCAGCTCTAGTAGTGGATCCATGGAGCAGCGTCTGCGAAAGAAGAGCATGAACGACTCGGGCAAAGGATCGGCAGTGAGTCGCCATGACGAAGAAGAACACTACCCGGAAACGGAGACGCCCAGACGTCAGTTGAGGGCCCGATCCGAGGCAGTGTTTTACGATGACGCGGCCACCTCCAGTTCCACGGGCTCGCTGACGGCGACCAATTCACCAGCACATCGTCGGCGCAGCATGCCGCTAAGGAATCCCCAGCTGTACCAACTGGCAGCCCAGGTTTCCACCGGTAGTCAGATGTCCTCGGAGGCGAGCTCTGAGCAGCTGACCCAGGTGCCCAGACGAGCGGAGGCGGGAAGCGGGACCAGCACACGACCGTTGTCGTGCGCCTCCAGCTCTGAGATGATCACACGTTCCATGCAGACCTCATGCGGATCACTGAGCACCACCCGGAGCAGCCTGAGCGATCGGTATCGCTGCGTGCCGCCCTCGTTCCTCGAGAAACTCAATAACCTCGGCGAGCAGTGCCAGGCGCCTATTTACGTGATCTATCCAAACTACGCCCTACCCGACTTGGGATTTGTTAAGACTAATGCTAGCACTGATGTGATCTTCCAGCCCTTCAACTACAAGATGACGCTGGATGGAGCAGCTGGCAGCACCAGTAGCTCCGGATCTCTAAAGAAACAACGCAGCAATAGCCAGAGCGTGAGCGAAGATGAGATTCTCAAGACGCTGGACTACAAGCACATCGCCGACTGGCAATCGTTGGCCACCTTGCTGCCGACGGAATACCGCCGTCGGCTGCAGCACATTCCGGAGGTAAAGCACCTGGTGCGGCAGCTGGATGCGGAGCTATCGCAGCGTCCGCTCTTCTGTATGTCACCACCGCTTCGCCGAAATCGCACGCACATCTGCGACTGTGCCAAATACTTCCAGGGGCAGCAGACTCAGCAGATGGACGAAGCCTCCAGCTCGGGATCCAGTCAGCCGCCCAGCTCTGGCTATCGTGGCTCATCCACGCTGCTAACGGACTCCGAGCTGGATGTGGATCCGCTGAAGCAGATGTATGTGTACCAGTATGACCAACAGCGCATGGATTCGGGTGTGGAAACGAGTCCCGGCAGTCAGTTAACTCAAACCCCGCCGCAACCCATGCCAAGGAGTATTCTGCGCAAGGCTCACTCCGCGCAGGCGCGCTCTAAGCGCAATTCCATGATCGAGCAGCAGACCCAGCAGACACAGAAGCTGTCCAAGCTGGAGAAGCGGCGCAGCTTGCAGGAGCCACCGCACAACTACGGATTGGGCTCCACCGACGAACTGGCCGATGTCTTTGAGGAGGAGGAGCACAGCCAGCAGGCGCAGCCGGTGAAGCAGAGGCTTTCACGCAAAGATCTCGATGCCAGGGCTAGGGCGGAGAACTTCCTGGCCTCCTTGCCGCGCTCCGAGCTCAAGTACTACGCCGAGATCGCGTCCATCCTAGAGTCTTCCGGCGAGCAGGTGACCTACGATGCTGCCGCCCTAAAAAAGGAGGTGAGCCGGGTGCTTAGCCAGCAGAAGAAGGTGTCCTTCAATGACGAGGGCGTGGCGGCCGGGCTGCAGCAGCACGCCAAACGCTTCGCCACGCCTCCCAATTCCCCCAACATCTCCGTGGCGGCACTGAAACGTGACACCCTGGACGTGCAGGAGCAGCGAAAGATTGAGAGCAATCGCTTCAAGCGCCTGCAAATCCAGTGGGAGCTGATGAGCAAGGACTCGAGTATGCTAAAGGAGCTGGCCAGCGAGGCGGCCACTAAGAGCGGCGGCTCCACGCCCACCTCGGCCACCTCAACGGGTTCCAACTCGGCGCCAAGGTCAAGGATTCCACGACCAGTGAGCTACCCAGCGGGCAG AagttccacgcccacttcGTCACGTACTGCCCCCGTTATGGCCACGCCCTCACCGGCTCGGCCAGCCAAACCCAAGACTGTCACTAAAAGCCACAACAAACCCGGTCTTTTTACCTCCCCCCGCCCAAACAGACTTACCAGCGCCCAAGAAGCCGCCGGCGGAGCCAAGGTCAGCACCCGATCGCCCAGCAGGATGGTGCAGCCGAAGCGTTACAGCCTGGTCGGCACAACCACGCCCACATCCGCAACACCCACGTCGGCCAGGGCACGTACGCCCACCAATCGAGTGGCGGTTACGGCTCCAAATACGCCCAAACGTCAGGCGGTTGCCCCGTCGCCCAG ACCCACATCGCGAGTGCGTTGA